One genomic region from Verrucomicrobiota bacterium encodes:
- a CDS encoding MFS transporter yields GIGSLVAASVCPQLFSSVTKDGVTNFQSLFLIPLGLAIVAAIALAIFFNPPAKAAAAGEPPKLPH; encoded by the coding sequence CGGCATCGGCTCGCTCGTGGCGGCGTCGGTTTGCCCGCAACTCTTCAGTTCGGTGACCAAGGACGGCGTGACCAATTTCCAGAGCTTGTTCCTCATCCCACTGGGACTCGCCATCGTCGCCGCCATCGCGCTCGCGATCTTCTTCAATCCGCCGGCGAAAGCGGCGGCAGCCGGGGAGCCACCAAAACTTCCGCACTGA
- the pdxA gene encoding 4-hydroxythreonine-4-phosphate dehydrogenase PdxA, with amino-acid sequence MGDPAGVGPEVCLHLLANADLARLCTPVVFGDAAVLRACAAKAGLPFAAPVIAAEAWAHETPREPGVLDLGLIGPGAFTPGAISATTGHASYTYVNRAIDAALAGQVAAVSTAPLNKEAMSKAGIKFPGHTEIFASRTHAARSCMMQYSEEITCSFVTVHVGYAEVPALLTPGRILDVIELTAAGLERIRRRKPRLAVCGLNPHAGEHGLFGGREEERIIIPAIEAARARGHEVEGPLPPDTAFLPWKRKATDAFICMYHDQGHIPVKALAFDSAVNTTLGLPIIRTSVDHGTALDIAWQGKARPDSLYAAVRLAVKLAAQ; translated from the coding sequence ATGGGCGACCCCGCGGGCGTCGGGCCCGAAGTCTGCCTGCACTTGCTCGCCAACGCAGACCTCGCGCGCCTCTGCACGCCCGTCGTCTTTGGCGATGCCGCCGTGCTGCGCGCGTGCGCGGCGAAAGCGGGACTGCCCTTCGCCGCTCCGGTCATTGCCGCGGAAGCGTGGGCGCATGAGACACCGCGCGAACCCGGCGTGCTCGACCTCGGCCTCATTGGCCCCGGCGCCTTCACGCCCGGCGCCATCAGCGCCACGACCGGCCACGCGAGCTACACTTACGTGAACCGCGCCATTGACGCCGCGCTCGCCGGGCAGGTTGCCGCCGTTTCCACCGCGCCGCTCAACAAGGAGGCGATGAGCAAGGCGGGCATCAAGTTCCCCGGCCACACGGAAATCTTCGCATCGCGCACCCACGCCGCGCGCTCGTGCATGATGCAATACTCCGAGGAAATCACCTGCTCGTTCGTCACCGTCCACGTCGGCTACGCGGAAGTGCCCGCGCTGCTCACGCCGGGACGCATCCTCGACGTCATCGAACTCACCGCCGCCGGCCTCGAACGCATCCGCCGCCGCAAACCCCGGCTCGCCGTCTGCGGCCTCAACCCGCATGCGGGCGAGCACGGCCTTTTCGGCGGGCGCGAGGAGGAACGCATCATCATCCCCGCCATCGAGGCCGCGCGCGCGCGTGGCCACGAGGTCGAAGGCCCGCTGCCGCCGGACACCGCGTTCCTGCCGTGGAAACGCAAGGCCACCGACGCGTTCATCTGCATGTATCACGACCAGGGCCACATCCCCGTGAAGGCGCTTGCGTTTGACTCCGCCGTGAACACGACGCTCGGCCTGCCGATCATCCGCACCAGCGTGGACCACGGCACCGCCCTCGACATCGCGTGGCAGGGCAAGGCGCGCCCCGACAGCCTCTATGCCGCCGTGCGCCTGGCCGTGAAGCTCGCGGCGCAATGA